Proteins encoded within one genomic window of Glycine soja cultivar W05 chromosome 1, ASM419377v2, whole genome shotgun sequence:
- the LOC114408896 gene encoding probable starch synthase 4, chloroplastic/amyloplastic isoform X6, with product MGTLFFFHSPIPHFSLPSMPKPIALPPLSCLRNNGDVNSLHEQKSEGNKNVDMSQSMCDDDQNVKQDNIWQLFKEAQQNILYLNKQRLGAIEKLDKTNREKQSLLSKIKKLEAEKQAGAGKDNLSTCSELLLRIDAMVLSSMISAGEASELRSLVMNHKVSLADVFNIISHKKDPELLGELRRFSDGHKKNGFHIVHICTEMTPLVPRGSVASYVTGISRALQRKGHLVEVILPKYASLNLDEVQGLHEVNVEVTSYFNGQLHGNRIWTGVVFGIGVTLIEPKYYSSFFSHEMIYGYPDDFERFSYFCRASLDYIVKCGKQPDVLHLHNWETAIVGPLFWDTFVKQGLEGTRILFTCHGFNSQGIEQPDKLALCGLDPLRLHRPDRLQDNTNTQLVNILKGGVVYSNRVVIMSSIYPKHVIVHNLSHELEPTLNVHRDKLVIAPYGLDKSTWDPSTDYFLPENFNAENMNGKAFCKAALLQKLGLSEHSSTILFKRCQRQA from the exons ATGGGgacattgtttttcttccatTCACCGATTCCTCACTTTTCACTCCCTTCCATGCCAAAACCCATTGCACTTCCTCCTCTTTCTTGTTTGAG GAATAATGGAGATGTCAATAGCTTACATGAACAGAA GTCAGAGGGTAACAAAAATGTGGACATGTCCCAG TCCATGTGTGATGATGACCAGAATGTGAAACAAGATAATATTTGGCAATTGTTCAAAGAAGCTCAACAGA ACATACTATACTTGAACAAACAACGCCTTGGGGCCATTGAGAAACTTGACAAAACAAACAGAGAAAAACAGTCGCTTCTCAGTAAGATAAAGAAGTTGGAAGCAGAAAAACAGGCTGGTGCTGGTAAAG ATAACCTATCAACTTGTTCAGAATTGCTGCTTCGGATAGATGCCATGGTTCTCAGCAGCATGATTAGTGCTGGAGAAGCATCTGAATTAAGAAGTTTGGTGATGAACCACAAAGTGAGTCTGGCTGATGTTTTTAATATCATCTCACACAAAAAAGATCCTGAACTTCTAGGAGAACTTCGTCGCTTTTCAGATGGACACAAAAA GAATGGTTTTCATATTGTTCACATTTGCACAGAAATGACACCATTGGTCCCTAGAGGATCAGTAGCTTCATATGTGACCGGCATATCTCGTGCACTTCAAAGAAAGGGCCACCTGGTGGAGGTTATATTGCCAAA GTATGCAAGTTTAAACCTAGATGAGGTGCAAGGGTTGCACGAAGTTAATGTAGAGGTTACCTCGTATTTTAATGGCCAATTACACGGAAATAGAATTTGGACTGG TGTTGTTTTTGGCATTGGAGTCACTTTGATAGAGCCAAAGTACTATTCATCATTTTTCAGCCATGAGATGATATATGGATACCCAGATGATTTTGAAAG GTTCTCCTATTTTTGTCGGGCATCATTGGACTATATTGTAAAATGTGGGAAGCAGCCTGATGTGTTGCATCTACATAATTGGGAGACAGCCATTGTTGGGCCCCTTTTCTGGGATACATTTGTTAAACAG GGACTTGAAGGAACCAGAATATTATTTACATGCCATGGCTTCAATTCACAG GGTATTGAGCAACCAGATAAGTTAGCCTTATGTGGGCTTGATCCTTTAAGACTTCATCGCCCTGATCGTTTACAagacaacactaacacacaactTGTCAATATTTTAAAG GGTGGAGTTGTCTATTCGAATAGAGTTGTAATAATGTCATCTATCTATCCAAAGCACGTAATTGTTCATAATTTGAGTCATGAACTGGAGCCCACTTTAAATGTCCATAG GGACAAGTTGGTCATTGCTCCTTACGGATTAGACAAATCAACTTGGGATCCTTCAACTGACTATTTTCTTCCAGAAAATTTCAATGCTGAAAATATGAATGGAAAAGCTTTTTGCAAAGCTGCATTGCTACAGAAGCTGGGATTATCTGAACATTCTTCTACTATTCTT TTTAAAAGATGTCAAAGGCAAGCCTAA